The nucleotide window GGCCCCTCGCTCTTATCGGTCATTTTGCCTCCTCGCACCAAAAAATCCTATTCCCAATAATGATGTGGGCAAATTGGTCGCCACCGCAAAATGGGCAAATAACCTTATCGTCAGTCATTCCTCCCCCTTCACGGTCGGTCATGACACCACCTCTGGAAGGAACGCGCGGATTTCCTCATCGGTCTTCTGTTCCGGAGAGTCCATCCCAAGAATCCACGCGCGGGCGTGAATCGCCCGTTTAGTGTTAGGGGGGACGGCCTGTGCATACCAGTATCCAGGAACCGAGGCGTGTTCGTAGTAAAGGTACTTTCGGCTGATCTGCCCAACAAGAAGCTCTTTTAGTTCGTAGACGTTCCCGCCCTTTGTGTGGCAGTCCACGAAGGTATCAACTGTCTTTGCTCCGACCGCCTTTAGCATCCTCTCCGCGCCAATTTTCCGGATTATTTCACGCTGAACATCGACGTTCTTTTCGTTGAGCGCAAGCATCGGGTCGATCTTCCCGGCATCGGTCATAACGAGCCACTTTGGAACACGAATGCCGTTTAGGTGGTAAATCTCGAAACCGTCGCGCCACCGGTGGGATGGACCGGTTGCGCAGTGCGCCCTTCCCCTCGAGTCTGTTTTAAGCACCTCGGGGAAGTCAGATACGATGCAAAACTTTTCGTGCATGACACGGAAACCACCGTAGGTCGCCGCGTCCTCCCACGCCTTGTACTGTTCCCAAACCGGGAGCCCTGTAAGGCCGATCACGTCCCGCATGGCCTCGACGTAACAGGGTAACATCGCCCACATGTTTCCACCTTGGTACACATCGGCCCACTTTTTTACTCCCTCAAGAGCTGCCCGAAAACGAGCCCCTACAAACTTCTTAGCGAGATAAACCAACCAGTCTTTTTTTTGTTTGGTGGCGGCGTCGGTGGCGTCGGTGGCGGCGTCGGTGGGCGTCGGTGGCGGCGTCGGTGGCGTCGCGGGTGGCGACGAATGTGGCGGCGTCGGTGGCGTCGAATGTGGCGGCGCGGGTGGCGGCGTCGGTGGCGTCGGCAGTGTGGTGGCGGCGTTGGTGGCGGCACGGGTGGCGGCGACGGTAGCTTCGCGAGTGGCGTCGAATGTGGCGGCGTTGGTGGCGGCGTCGGTGGCGTCGAATGTGGCGGCGCGGGTGGCGGCGTCGGTGGCGACGCGGGTGGCGGCGTCGGTGGCGGCGGCAGTGGCGTCGAAGGTGGCGGCACGGGTGGCGGCACGGGTGGCGGCGACGGTAGCTTCGCGAGTGGCGTCGAATGTGGCGGCGTCGGTGGCGGCGTCGGTGGCGTCGGTGGCGGCGTCGGTGGCGTCGAATGTGGCGGCGCGGGTGGCGGCTTCGGTGTCGGAGGCGGTGGCTTCGACGGATTTAAGCTTACCACGCAAGGCCCACCAACAGGAAGCCACCCCGTAGGCACAAGCCATCACGAAGGGGACGGAACCACAACAACACGCGGCTTTTTTAAACCCGCAGAAGCGTAGAGCCTTTCGATAGCGTCCGTGATCTTTGTAACGTCGCACCGCCCCGTTTTAAAAGCGATGGATTTCCACTTTTCAACAAGCGCACCCATCCGCATTTTCTCTTCTGACGTAATGCCTCCCGAGGCTCGCGTCGGAGTTCGAACAATTTTCATAGTCCACACCTCAGTCGATGACATTTCGAGTTTCTTCGGTTTCGTAGTCGTAAACACGTTCAATCGCCTTCTTATAAATACCAGGTTTCAGCGTCTGTATCCCGTGTTCCTCGTGGTTGATCCTGGCCGATTTTTCGACGCGGACGTAAATGTCACCGTTGTGTTCAAAGAGCATGACTCCCTCTACGTCCTCAAGGATGTGCGTGTGGACACCTTCCCCACGCTCCAAGACAAACCCTTTGACGGCCTTTATTTCCTTCGCCCCTTTGGGAACACACACAACCGAAACAAGCAACAAGTCGCCGTGCTGGTTAGAAACTTTCATTTCATTCTCCTTTTATTTTATCTTTACGCCCCACGCCGCCATTCCAATCAACTCCATATCCGCCCACTTGGGCCGTAGGTAGGCAACGGATCGCCCCTTGAGGCAGTGACAATACCCTTGCGCTCCCCACGGCTTCGGTTCCGTCACCACCATGAACGCGCCGCCGAACACGTCCGGCTGGTATTCCGGCCGAAGCTGAACGACCATTCCAGGCTTCAAGTCCATCGGTTCCATCAATCCACCGTCCTTTTAAAAATCCCCATGAGGGTCATAAAAGCGAGGGCCGCTTGGAGCGGGACTTATTGAGTCGCGTCAGCAAAGCTATCTTGCAAGTCGGACTACATGTCTTTTGACGTTTGCGCTTCGTTTTGTGCGGCGTAAATGTTGAACCGCAGACGACGCATTGCTTAGTTAGCGGATACTTTAGGTTGTGAAGTCGACCATGATCAAGGGCCGTCATAATCTCAAGGTTTTCTATACGGTTATCGTGTTTGTCGCCGTTTTTATGATGAACCAATTCATCCTTTGTTAACTTACGACCAAGAAAGCCTTCCATCAAAACCCTGTGCAATGGCCTTTTCAAATCACCCCATGAAGTCCTCTTATATTCTGCCTTCGTAGGCAAACTTCTCCCCGCGCATCTACGAGAACAAAAACGCTGGGTGTTCCAATGTGCAAAGCCTAAATGCGGGTCTCTCTTGAATTCCCGACGGCATTGTTGGCATTGTTTAGAAAGTATCACTCGGTCCCCCTAAGATGATCCACGCGGCCGCCGCACACGGTGGGACTTGCCCGTTGCCCAACCCTTTGAGACGGTCCACCCTAGAGGCCACCCATTAGCCACTCTACCCACGTCGGGTTCAGTTTTCCACCAACCATTCTCCAAGGTTCCCCTTCCCCCTCCGTGTTGACTTTGTGCAAAACGGCGTTGGCCCATCCCGCGGGCGTGGGGAAAAGCTCCCTGTCCCTGAGAGTTTGTTTGCCCGTGGCGTTGGCCAGGCACCACCATCTATCTCGCCTGTGCGGGGCACCAACCTGGTCAGCGCCCAAACACGTCCACCGCGCGTCATACCCGAGGAGGGCCAAATCACCGAGGACGGTCCCAATGAACCCGTTGGAAACAAGTCCCGGGACGTTCTCTCCAAAGAACCATCGGGGCCGAATCTCCCCAAGGACTCGCACAACCTCAGGCCAGAGATTTCGGTCGTCCAACGCTCCACGTCTTTTTCCAGCGACCGAATGAGGCTGGCAAGGGAAACCCGCTGAGACGCAATCCACTCGTCCTTTCCAAGCGGATGCGTCGAACAGCCGAATATCTCCCTCGAACACTTGCAAGCCTGGGAACCATCCTTCGGCGGCTCGTTCCCGGAGGATTTGGCAACAATAGGGGTCCCATTCAACAGCGGCAATTGGCTCATGTCCAAGGATTAAATCGGCCAACAGACCACCGCCGGCCCCCGCAAACAAATGGAGCGTTCGCACTCAAACAGACTCCCCCGTCCGATCTACAAGTTCCACCATTCGGTCTCCTCACTTTCCACGAGTTCAGCGGCATCCCACCCTTCGTCTACCGCATCAGCGGCAGGGGGTTTCGGGGTGGTCTGTGGCACGTTTTCCACCTTTACGGCCTCCGGGGCCTTCTTTACCGCCGCAGGCTCCTGGGGGCGGTTTTGTGCGTTTGCGGCGAACCATTCCGGACGGCGGGCTTTTAGGGCCGCGATGAATTCGTCGAAGTTCATAGAAATTTTTTAACATCATCCAGGGCTATGTAGCGAACCTTTCCAGGCTTCCACGACTTAATCCGCCCGCACCTAACCCACCGGCAAAGTGTTTCTCTACGCAGGGAGAGCAAAAAAGCAACCTGCTGAAGTGTTAAAAAACCACTGGGCGTTTTCACTAAATGTCACAAATCCTTCGACGGTAATGTCACACATCGTCACAAATCGTCACACATCGTTTTTTGCGAACCCAGTAGGTCGGGGTTCAAAGATTTATCGCCTCTGACGGAACATTAAGGCCGACCCTTACTCCGCCCCGGGGCTCCCCTCGGCGGTAGGTTTGGCATGTTCCCGACCCCGCTGTAGGGGGCGTGTAGGTGGGAGGGTTCGCTTGTTCCCTGCCTACGGGCACTGGAAGGACCACTCTTGTGAATGCCCCTTCCAGAGCCCTGCCCCTTTCGCGGACGGCTATTGTTCGGTTTCGAAGCCGTTACAACCTCAACCACGCTATTTGTGAATCCCGACGTGATCCGGGAAATAAAAATCCCCTTGTGGAATCTGGGCTGGAATGTGCGCCTGCACACGTCCCAGACCCCACAAGAGGATCTTTTTGCAGGCGAGAGCCGTTCCAGTCGGCTATGACTTACACTCATAAAATATTATTCTTTTGGAGCAATGTCAAGTTTTTTTTCTCCGTCGGTAAAGTGGAGCCTGGTTCTGGAATTTCACCAGATAGCTTTCCACTGATTGGGTGGTAGCGCGCTCCCAGGCAAATTGTTTCGTCCATGAGCTAGGTAAATCAAACCTTCTCCATTCGTCTCAAAACACTCGCCGCCAACTCAAGGCAAGGGACGTATCCCCGCAGGGTTTTGCACTCGCTCGGCGTCAGCGTCTTTCGGTAGTTGTCCAGTCCGATCAGCATGATCCGCAAAACGTCCTCCATTTCCTCGGTCATCGCGGATCGGCACGGGCACGAGTGGTGTAGTCCGTTGCAACTCATCGGAAAAGATCAGAGGAAAGGCAATGTGGCGACATGAATAACGTCTCCCGGTGCCTGTTCGCTTTTCCCCTGGCGTCCGATCCATCCTTTGCGATATTCCCATACCCACCCTGGGCGGACCACGCATTGACACGCCATCCGTCAGCCACCAAGCTCTTGTATTCGTCTGAATACCCGGCGACGACGATACGGTAATCCGGCAACCGACCGCGCTCAAGACACCACTTTTCAACGTCTTTCCCGACGGTAGTTGAATCGTGGTGGTAAACATCCGTGTTCCGATCCTCCACGGAATACGGCGGGTCGAAGAACATCCCGACGGTCCCCATGTTGTTTTGCCAGTTCCCGCCGCAAACGCGGGTCCAGTCGCCGCAGACAACACGGACGAACCGCAGACGTTCCGATAAAGCGCGGAAATTCTTGTAAATGTTACCGTTGAACACTTCCCAACCGACGCCCTTCCCGCCTTCTCTGACGTGGGGTCTTTTGCTCTTCGCGTGGACGCCCATCCCGCCGCTGCCGACGTGGGGTATTTGGCCCTTCGCGTGGACGCCCATCCCGCCGTGACTGACGTCGGGTATTTGGCCCGGTCTTGTCAGCCCGGACCCGATCCAGCACGACGCCGCCCAAATCCAATACCCGGCCATGATCGGGTCGTGCCACTTTTCGTCGGCACACAGGTTTTCCAAGAGCCTCGCCTCGTTTTTAATCAACGCGGCTTTGCGTGCGATCAAGTCCGCATGGTTCACGGGCCAGTCGCACCACCGCGCCGTCTCGTCTGGAGAAAATCGCAACGCCCGCCAAACATTGCAGACGAAACCGTCTTTATCATTCACCGTCTCTACGTTGTCAGTCTGTTTGAATCGTGGGCGGGCCAACAAAACCGCACCGGACCCGAAGAACGGCTCGATGTAGTGCGGAACATCGCCAATAGCGTCCCAAACAACGGATGCGACTGTGGATTTGCCGCCAAAATACGGGAATGGGGCCGAAAAATCATCATCCCCGATAACATCGTTCATCGCGCCCTCAATAGGAACCACGCCAGAACCGCCCACGGCGTCGCCGGGACGATAACCAAAAGCCAGAGGTCGGCCAGGAGGTGTTTCATTCGGCAAGCCCCTGTTCAATCACCAGGGCCTCCAAGAGGACAAGGTAATTCCGGGCGTCCCCTATCTTTTCACGAAGCATGGCGCGGCTGACTCTTTTGCCATTCGCAATTTCTCGGCATGAGACGAGGTGTTTTGTGAGATACCCCCAAAGAGCAATTCCCGGAGTAGTTCCGGCAATCGCGGCCCCACCGTAAAAGTTCTCTAGTCGGTTCTTCCCGGATGCGTATTCACCAGCCTTGGCGCAGAGCGTCTGGCGTTCATGGGCCGTTATTTCGTCAAACAATGTTTGGAATCCTTCGTGGTTCATCTCGCCGCCCCCAGGTAGCTCAAGATCTGGTCCTTCGCGTCTTCCCACCCCCAGGCGACAACCGCGACGTACCCCTGGCCAGAGAGGATTTTCATCATCTCGTTTTGCGCCGGAGACAGCCGGGCCGTCTTGGATGGGGCCTTTAGTTCTATCGCCAACCCGTGGTAGCCCTGGGACGGGATGAAGAGGACGAGATCAGGCATCCCCGCGCGCTGGCCTTCCGCCTTCATGTACGCCCCGCGCCGGGCTTGCCTCCACCCACCGGCTCGGCCTTGGTTCGGAATGGCAACCAAAGTGCGGGCGTCAATCCCCCGCCTGTTCGCTTCCAGAGCCCACCAGTTCACCAAAGCCACCTGATGCCCATGTTCGATGTTCATCAACCCCCCTTAGAACCCCATACCAAGTTGTCCGTTCTTTTCCTTCGATGGCATATAGTAGGCTGTCACCGTCTTCCCGGTCTCCGTCTTTTGGTTAGCTTTCCTAATGTCATAACCCATATCAAGCAATTCTCCGATCCTCGCGGCCAGGCGCATACTCCGAATTTCCGGGTCGTTCAGAGCGTCAATCGGGGTCAGAACATCGCCGCGTTTTAATCGCCAAAGAATTGCTTCGTTTTGGCTCATTCAGAACGCCGCCCGCATCGACGCCGCCCGCTTCGCGGCCATCAGCTTTCATAGAGGCGGACGTGGGCGCTTTCAGCCGTTACGCAGTCCAGGCA belongs to Elusimicrobiota bacterium and includes:
- a CDS encoding HNH endonuclease, which encodes MILSKQCQQCRREFKRDPHLGFAHWNTQRFCSRRCAGRSLPTKAEYKRTSWGDLKRPLHRVLMEGFLGRKLTKDELVHHKNGDKHDNRIENLEIMTALDHGRLHNLKYPLTKQCVVCGSTFTPHKTKRKRQKTCSPTCKIALLTRLNKSRSKRPSLL
- a CDS encoding DNA adenine methylase, with the translated sequence MNDVIGDDDFSAPFPYFGGKSTVASVVWDAIGDVPHYIEPFFGSGAVLLARPRFKQTDNVETVNDKDGFVCNVWRALRFSPDETARWCDWPVNHADLIARKAALIKNEARLLENLCADEKWHDPIMAGYWIWAASCWIGSGLTRPGQIPDVSHGGMGVHAKGQIPHVGSGGMGVHAKSKRPHVREGGKGVGWEVFNGNIYKNFRALSERLRFVRVVCGDWTRVCGGNWQNNMGTVGMFFDPPYSVEDRNTDVYHHDSTTVGKDVEKWCLERGRLPDYRIVVAGYSDEYKSLVADGWRVNAWSAQGGYGNIAKDGSDARGKANRHRETLFMSPHCLSSDLFR
- a CDS encoding VRR-NUC domain-containing protein, yielding MNIEHGHQVALVNWWALEANRRGIDARTLVAIPNQGRAGGWRQARRGAYMKAEGQRAGMPDLVLFIPSQGYHGLAIELKAPSKTARLSPAQNEMMKILSGQGYVAVVAWGWEDAKDQILSYLGAAR
- a CDS encoding DNA cytosine methyltransferase, with amino-acid sequence MADLILGHEPIAAVEWDPYCCQILRERAAEGWFPGLQVFEGDIRLFDASAWKGRVDCVSAGFPCQPHSVAGKRRGALDDRNLWPEVVRVLGEIRPRWFFGENVPGLVSNGFIGTVLGDLALLGYDARWTCLGADQVGAPHRRDRWWCLANATGKQTLRDRELFPTPAGWANAVLHKVNTEGEGEPWRMVGGKLNPTWVEWLMGGL
- a CDS encoding excisionase family DNA-binding protein, which codes for MKTPSGFLTLQQVAFLLSLRRETLCRWVRCGRIKSWKPGKVRYIALDDVKKFL